The DNA sequence CCTGTACATGTCTCCCCATGTTCGGGTCCAGAAGGGGGGACCTAAGGCCGATTCGATACGATTGCCCAATTTGGGGGCTGAATAGATGTCTTTAAGCATCACTTCTATGCCCGTTACTCCGTCACCCAGCTCAAAGAATTTTTGAGCTTGAGACAACTCCATGTAAACAAGGTTCGCATCAAATTCGTACATCCCGGATTCAAAGAGCCCTATGATGCGAAAATTCTGGACGCGCGGAATTGCCCCAATGGGGGTCCTTTTCCCTTGAGGCGAAATTAGCTGTATTAAGTCGCCGACCCTCATGGAGGCGGACAGAGCCAGTTCTTTTCCCACTATGACGCCGCCCAGGCCGTCCGCGACCTGCGTCAGCTCCTGAAGTGAGCCGCTCTGCAGATATCGGGGTAGGGAGATCACTTTACCGGCAGTCTCGGTGTCTATCCCCCGCACAACTACTCCCCGCACTTTCCCGTGAGTTGAAATCATCGCTTGGCCGTAGATGTACGGTGTGGTGGCCTCAACCCCGTCGAAGACCTTGATCCGGTCCATCAACTGGTCCCAGCCTGTGACCGTCCTACTGGAATGGCTCATTACGACCAGGTGGGAAACGGTGCCCAGAATTTTCTCCTTGAGGTCCTTCTCAAAGCCGTTCATGACACCGAGAACGATTATCAGCGTCATGACACCGAGCATGACTCCCAGAACGCTGAACGCGCTGATCACGGAGATGAACGCCTGCTTGCGCTTGGCCTTCATATACCTGAGGCCTACGCTGATCTCGAAGGGTAAGTTCATCCCAACCCTTTTTCTTGCCTCATGTGCGGGAACAGAATCACCTCTCGAATGGACTGGGCGTCGGTCAACAGCATCACCAACCTGTCGATTCCGATGCCTTCACCGGCGGCCGGGGGCATGCCGTATTCCAAAGCCCTGAGAAAATCCTCATCGAGGAAATGCGCCTCCTCGTCTCCCGAAGCTCTTGCCTGAACCTGTTCCTCGAAGC is a window from the Desulfomonile tiedjei genome containing:
- a CDS encoding lipoprotein-releasing ABC transporter permease subunit, translated to MNLPFEISVGLRYMKAKRKQAFISVISAFSVLGVMLGVMTLIIVLGVMNGFEKDLKEKILGTVSHLVVMSHSSRTVTGWDQLMDRIKVFDGVEATTPYIYGQAMISTHGKVRGVVVRGIDTETAGKVISLPRYLQSGSLQELTQVADGLGGVIVGKELALSASMRVGDLIQLISPQGKRTPIGAIPRVQNFRIIGLFESGMYEFDANLVYMELSQAQKFFELGDGVTGIEVMLKDIYSAPKLGNRIESALGPPFWTRTWGDMYRNLFSALKLEKIAMFIILTFIVLVAAFNIIISLIMLVMEKSRDIAILKALGATSERIMRIFIVQGMVVGVVGTALGAVAGIVGSALLARYRIIELPKDIYTISTLPVSVEPLDVVIVCVVAVTICFLATLYPSLRAARLEPVEALRYE